In one window of Plasmodium cynomolgi strain B DNA, chromosome 13, whole genome shotgun sequence DNA:
- a CDS encoding hypothetical protein (putative), whose amino-acid sequence MIAANGERFDDERRSCFKYFLTLMFLLVLMMILRKQKEEEEEISSRAKMNLRQNENYRNFAFSYLREISFLKYDSAVYISPNRKIIPSIRYINNYTVYVQGYDNILHNFENVSVGISEEKNNFYIYALANNRQENGTCAGTTFGDDGAGMINTVLIDTTLFRNIQIGSCHEKDTSMCFFVFVQLSKSKCYSFNNLSYSCHANNTVKNPNVFLASSYCYVVLASSKVERIYEFIKEKLMGKDPFNEKTSTKDVEIVTHFCGNLLNQIATIDAVNARLLFVQRYIRKFDKGEQDKLNEGSDRDSPSASNGNNHNADDQTNSPVNFNTEENKKEEYQRYTKSYLHNNNFKSENNSNAVKLQISYHLSVINLASENRDIIEYVEYAKNKPEFYLFPPIHITFDEQSNFYYIVQHENNGVLNFIFISPSTLVVYYTLKIREFYSGWLLNSSRDYDSKGLILFGEYPPYEDELHVWDIRNLQHRKYLVNIIKTY is encoded by the exons ATGATAGCTGCGAACGGGGAGCGATTCGACGATGAGAGAAGGTCATGTTTCAAGTATTTCCTAACGCTCATGTTCTTACTTGTGCTGATGATGATTCtgaggaagcaaaaggaagaggaagaggagatAAGCAGCAGAGCAAAAATGAACCTAaggcaaaatgaaaactaCCGAAACTTCGCATTTAGCTACTTAAGAGAAATTAGCTTCTTGAAGTACGACTCCGCTGTGTACATATCgccaaacagaaaaattattcccAGCATAAGGTACATTAATAACTATACAGTGTATGTCCAAGGGTACGATAACATTTTACACAACTTTGAAAACGTGTCAGTGGGAATaagtgaagagaaaaataacttCTACATTTACGCGCTAGCAAATAATAGACAGGAAAATGGAACCTGTGCAGGTACTACGTTTGGGGATGATGGCGCTGGAATGATTAACACTGTACTAATTGACACGACTTTGTTTCGAAATATACAGATCGGGAGTTGCCACGAAAAGGACACCTCTATGTGCTTTTTCGTATTCGTTCAGTTAAGTAAAAGTAAATGCTACagttttaataatttatcctACTCCTGCCATGCGAACAACACGGTGAAGAATCCTAATGTGTTTCTTGCGAGCAGTTACTGCTATGTcgttttggctagctccaAGGTGGAACGTATATACGAATTTATTAAAGAGAAACTGATGGGAAAAGACCCATTTAACGAAAAGACCTCCACGAAGGACGTCGAAATAGTTACCCATTTTTGCGGAAATTTACTTAACCAAATCGCCACCATAGACGCGGTTAATGCCAGGCTGCTCTTTGTGCAGCGGTACATACGCAAGTTTGACAAGGGAGAGCAGGACAAGTTAAATGAAGGAAGCGACAGGGATAGCCCCTCCGCGAGTAACGGGAATAACCACAATGCAGACGATCAGACAAATAGCCCTGTAAATTTTAATAccgaggaaaacaaaaaggaggagtacCAGAGGTACACAAAATCGTACCTCCacaataacaattttaaaagtgaaaataacAGCAACGCTGTGAAGCTCCAAATCAGCTACCATTTGTCCGTAATCAATTTAGCTTCAGAAAACAGGGACATAATCGAATATGTAGAATATGCAAAGAACAAACCCGAGTTTTATCTGTTCCCACCCATACACATAACCTTCGACGAGCAGTCCAACTTTTACTACATCGTGCAGCACGAAAACAACGgggttttaaattttattttcatttcgccGTCCACGCTGGTGGTTTATTACACCTTAAAAATACGCGAGTTCTACTCCG GATGGTTGCTGAACTCGAGCCGTGATTACGACAGCAAGGGGTTAATTCTTTTTG gGGAATACCCACCATACGAAGATGAGCTTCATGTTTGGGACATTCGAAATTTACAGCACAGGAAATACCTAGTTAACATTATTAAGACGTACtga
- a CDS encoding kinesin (putative) encodes MDVNKNEEKNMMNLDGLQVEASSKEEAIRVCTRIRPLFEKEINSGHLKAWKMNKTDMQLVVEPLSLTEMLNARVQKKGNKVEFKKNVEKSEGQKAVLQRYYAFDRCFDDNVGNEEVYKHLARDIVLDTFKGINGCILAYGQTGSGKTHSVMGVPTDPGMLPRSLAEFFNGIENPSSLNEDNSDSINTDDESNNNTKEFLMSVTYLEVYMERVNDLLQEGYRGGATENLDVKEDPKRGFVVVGVQEETVTSIDEVMLLVAKAEQRRHISQTNFNETSSRSHTIFTVILESNQVLSDGTSINKRGELKIVDLAGNERAGRAAEGIENAKTLIEEGKAINKSLFVLSEVISKLSKRAQAIAAGDEKKIKKIQEDLVFIPWRDSKLTRILSKSLGGNCRASVIVAVHPSHFYLDTSFSTLRFALKCKTIKKKIEVNYLSAEQSVIMQQKELIAKLQNQLKHLATTKNVDKHLIGGEKNNVSARNPEDDEKILALKHELEEKVKKFQNFILKSEFHVHPNNYRTLRSMDGNTEKSLKHSMTISNNIKNEYTWLRSFDTHEYDSKWDGIDKYEEQNDQENINISKAMDYLKNKPPYKLNSSEMSEDAMSNEPQKDDLISLNYYNELEELERLEKNELSRRKRREKGDVATSNTSANRVYRELSKLSTMEYANLVDEEEKGEAGKGKKAKKKKGKKANNAEAPSREAAESGKGKDKEKERDKNKDKEKEKNKDKDKAKDKVKDKDKPKGRGNKVGTNHTRKKKTVNDGKLKRGSSGKAAGAQKGGSEENGRSEGSELTEGSDLDDNREEIQQTGRDSNQQTGRDSDQQSRRDSDQQSRRDSDQQSRRDSNQQTGRDPNQQTNRYSNRRTSRDSNRQTSQEDDDLRKREAKWEGGADLVRRASSVSFAQPREQDDNEKRTSIISNLKEKIEEDLKKKKKIISRNVELNKQIKFIMKLMQKVGLSTILTGTVPPGRNIENVLQLQENLREDLKLCDTKKSMELINGKKGNGPITGSVSAAICTNGEKDDSAAKRRHLSDHAVEMVEGEEELLSGAFDDNEDEAGYNESISHVFINEMFFSFVLRIQQRNDPNGEELKSVEEILKSEEKPYDVSKKALEDILGSTIANKVDEHEEGNSTKNIKDEKNSKTIDSILAMLTPWEQKILALLYEQQKMRQTVQKIKEKFSQRIQNINIFIKKILTDKVEVEKHFNRIIKVTESYKNDLLKTGDVDSNFKFAGLMKKLEELSISLAEKTRDFNVLAEFHLNLRKQMEKKDSLIKELREENKLFYLVPKYNELLQELSAQDEQKSEAVKELKREFLLMYGRLMLSRKRLQEKEVMENDMRNLNKKIYTELVESIAIIKNLESQNRFLEFKLSMENKKKVEKVKKLMGETEMLNKIVGEMEKILQEANIDASEVKNEIMASYNNGNLSMGDVHSEDEGEQREKRKESGAKRKKRKEKEKEKEKGKEKEKKKGTEKGSKKGTEQGSKKGTEQGSKKGGRIPRRVDANDEGPSETQNDAERDSRKKNALQEIAPLEIASKGKTPPKRQQKKEATVNRAYSAEKIIKKSVSRIDTNLSLKRTGVKKGTSRDRGGLNGLRGVSRLRESGKDGPLEKNAKLEINKKSVNKVKKKVGTDLGDAGTSENLKSKNSIAKKTGKKKIQNSDLEEVKPLGDLNPSNSVEKKKKKKKKKKKVVRGKKRNLLKYLNKGGSSSDRENIETVLSDENEFQDYKNGSSTTDCEANEMRNILNQEIEKKKKISK; translated from the exons ATGGAcgtgaataaaaatgaagaaaaaaacatgatgAACTTGGACGGGCTGCAGGTGGAGGCTTCCTCCAAAGAGGAGGCGATTCGGGTGTGCACCCGTATAAGACCCCTATTCGAAAAGGAA ATCAACAGCGGCCACTTGAAAGCGtggaaaatgaacaaaacaGACATGCAGCTAGTAGTCGAGCCGCTCTCTCTGACCGAGATGCTCAACGCGAGGGTCCAGAAGAAGGGAAACAAAGTGGAGTTcaagaaaaatgtggaaaagtCCGAGGGGCAAAAGGCCGTCTTGCAGCGGTACTACGCGTTCGACCGGTGCTTCGACGACAACG ttGGCAATGAAGAGGTGTACAAACACCTAGCGAGAGATATCGTTCTGGACACATTTAAAGGGATAAACGGGTGTATCCTGGCTTATGGGCAGACGGGGTCAGGAAAGACACACAGTGTGATGGGGGTGCCCACGGACCCAGGGATGCTGCCAAGATCGCTGGCGGAATTCTTCAACGGTATCGAAAACCCATCCTCTCTAAATGAAGATAATAGTGACAGTATCAATACGGATGACGAATCGAATAACAACACGAAAGAATTTCTGATGAGCGTAACTTATCTGGAAGTGTACATGGAGAGAGTGAACGATTTACTACAAGAAGGATACAGAGGAGGGGCAACTGAAAATTTGGATGTGAAGGAAGACCCCAAGAGGGGCTTCGTTGTGGTAGGGGTACAAGAAGAAACAGTAACGTCTATAGATGAAGTAATGCTTCTAGTTGCCAAAGCTGAACAGAGGAGACACATTTCGCAGACCAATTTTAACGAAACGTCTTCCAGATCGCACACCATTTTTACGGTCATATTGGAATCTAATCAGGTGCTAAGTGATGGCACATCCattaacaaaaggggggaattaAAGATAGTAGATTTGGCGGGAAATGAAAGGGCAGGAAGAGCAGCTGAAGGGATAGAGAATGCAAAAACACTGATAGAAGAGGGGAAGGCCATAAATAAAAGTCTCTTCGTTTTAAGTGAAGTCATTTCCAAGTTATCCAAAAGAGCTCAAGCAATAGCAGCaggagatgaaaaaaaaataaaaaaaattcaagaaGATTTAGTTTTCATACCATGGAGAGATTCCAAGTTGACAAGAATTTTGAGTAAAAGTTTGGGAGGAAATTGTCGTGCTTCTGTAATTGTGGCTGTCCATCCGtcgcatttttatttggatACTTCCTTCTCTACTCTCCGTTTCGCATTAAAGTGTAAGACaatcaagaaaaaaatcgaagtGAACTACCTCTCAGCAGAGCAGTCAGTTATTATGCAGCAAAAGGAGTTGATAGCCAAGCTACAGAATCAGCTGAAGCATCTGGCAACCaccaaaaatgtagacaAGCATCTCatagggggggagaaaaacaatGTAAGTGCTAGAAATCCAgaagatgatgaaaaaatattagccTTAAAACACGAACTGGAAGAAAAAGTcaagaaatttcaaaattttatcctcAAGTCTGAGTTCCATGTGCATCCAAATAACTACAGAACGTTGAGATCTATGGATGGTAATACAGAGAAGTCCTTGAAGCATTCTATGACCATAAgtaacaatataaaaaatgaatacacgTGGCTTAGATCCTTTGATACTCATGAATATGACTCCAAGTGGGATGGGATAGATAAatatgaagaacaaaatgatcaggaaaatattaatatctCTAAAGCTATGGACTACTTGAAGAATAAACCtccatataaattaaattcttCAGAAATGAGTGAAGACGCTATGTCTAATGAACCTCAGAAAGACGATTTGATTTCTCTCAATTATTACAATGAATTGGAAGAGTTGGAACGGTTGGAGAAGAATGAGTTAAgtaggaggaagaggagggagaagGGAGATGTCGCCACGAGCAATACTTCTGCCAATAGGGTGTATAGAGAGCTCAGCAAGTTAAGTACCATGGAATATGCCAACCTGGTGGATGAAgaggagaagggggaagctggaaaggggaaaaaggccaagaagaagaaggggaaaaaagcgaaCAACGCGGAGGCTCCCAGTAGGGAGGCGGCAGAGTcggggaaggggaaggacaaggagaaggagagggaTAAGAATAAGgacaaggagaaggagaagaataaGGACAAGGATAAGGCCAAGGACAAGGTCAAGGACAAAGATAAGCCGAAGGGTAGAGGGAACAAAGTTGGGACAAACCAcacgaggaagaagaaaacggTCAATGATGGGAAGCTCAAAAGGGGGTCCTCTGGGAAAGCGGCTGgcgcgcaaaaggggggcagcGAAGAAAATGGCAGGAGCGAGGGGAGTGAACTCACTGAGGGGAGCGACCTGGACGACAACCGAGAGGAAATTCAGCAAACCGGGCGCGATTCGAATCAGCAAACCGGGCGCGATTCAGATCAGCAAAGCAGGCGCGATTCAGATCAGCAAAGCAGGCGCGATTCAGATCAGCAAAGCAGGCGCGATTCAAATCAGCAAACCGGGCGCGATCCAAATCAGCAGACCAACCGCTATTCAAACCGACGGACCAGCCGCGACTCAAATCGGCAGACCAGCCAGGAGGACGACGACTTGCGCAAGCGGGAGGCCAAGTGGGAGGGCGGAGCCGACCTGGTGAGACGGGCGTCCTCCGTGAGCTTCGCCCAACCGAGGGAGCAAGACGACAACGAAAAAAGGACGTCCATCATCTCCAacttgaaggaaaaaattgaagaagacctgaaaaagaaaaaaaagatcatcAGCAGAAATGTTGAGCTGAACAAGCAAATcaaatttattatgaaaCTTATGCAGAAGGTCGGCCTGTCGACCATCCTAACAGGAACCGTTCCTCCAGGAAGGAACATAGAAAATGTGTTGCAGCTGCAAGAAAATTTGAGAGAAGATTTGAAGTTATGCGACACGAAGAAGTCGATGGAGTTGATAAATGGAAAGAAGGGCAATGGCCCAATTACAGGCTCAGTGTCAGCCGCCATTTGTACCAATGGAGAGAAGGACGATTCGGCTGCAAAGCGTCGTCATCTAAGTGACCACGCCGTAGAAATggtggagggggaggaagagcTGCTAAGTGGCGCATTCGACGACAACGAAGATGAAGCGGGGTACAATGAATCCATATCACACGTTTTCATAAATGAAATGTTTTTCTCGTTCGTCCTGAGGATTCAACAGAGGAATgacccaaatggggaagaattaaaaagtgtAGAAGAGATACTAAAGAGTGAAGAAAAACCATATGATGTGTCGAAGAAGGCACTGGAAGATATACTCGGAAGCACCATCGCAAATAAGGTGGATGAGCATGAGGAGGGGAATTCAACAAAGAATATAAAAGATGAAAAGAACAGCAAGACGATCGACTCCATTCTAGCCATGCTTACGCCATGGGAACAGAAAATATTGGCACTACTATacgaacaacaaaaaatgagacAAACTGTCCAGAAGATCAAGGAGAAATTTTCACAGCGaattcaaaatattaatattttcattaaaaaaatattaactgaTAAGGTAGAAGTGGAGAAACATTTCAATCGAATTATCAAGGTGACAGaaagttacaaaaatgaTCTGCTGAAGACGGGGGATGTAGATTCTAACTTCAAGTTTGCAGGGTTGATGAAAAAGCTGGAAGAACTGTCCATATCTCTTGCAGAAAAAACCAGGGACTTCAATGTCTTGGCTGAATTTCACCTAAACTTGAGGAaacaaatggagaagaaggaTTCGCTAATTAAGGAGCTCCGGGAAGAGAACAAGCTGTTTTATTTGGTCCCGAAGTATAATGAGCTGCTACAGGAGTTAAGTGCACAGGATGAACAAAAGAGTGAGGCCGTCAAGGAACTGAAGAGAGAGTTCCTTCTCATGTATGGACGATTAATGCTCTCCAGAAAGAGACtacaagaaaaggaagtaaTGGAAAATGACATGCGAAacttgaataaaaaaatttacaccgAGTTGGTAGAGTCCATAGCCATCATCAAAAATCTGGAGTCGCAAAATAGGTTCTTAGAATTTAAGTTAAGCATGGAgaataagaaaaaggtggagaaggtgaagaagctgATGGGGGAGACGGAGATGCTCAATAAGATTGTAGGCGAGATGGAGAAAATTCTCCAGGAGGCCAACATCGACGCGAGCGAGGTGAAGAATGAAATTATGGCTAGCTACAATAATGGAAACCTCTCGATGGGCGACGTGCACAGTGAGGACGAGGGGGAGCAGCGcgagaagaggaaggaatcgggggcgaaaaggaagaagcggaaggagaaggagaaggaaaaggaaaaggggaaggaaaaggaaaagaaaaagggaacggaaaagggaagcaaaaaggggacggAACAGggcagcaaaaagggaacggaacagggcagcaaaaagggaggcagAATTCCCCGCAGAGTTGACGCCAACGATGAGGGCCCAAGTGAGACCCAAAATGATGCCGAAAGGGACtctaggaaaaaaaacgcgcttCAAGAAATTGCACCCCTGGAAATTGCGTCCAAGGGCAAAACCCCCCCGAAAagacaacaaaaaaaggaggcaactGTCAATCGCGCCTATTCCGCAGAAAAAATCATCAAAAAAAGTGTGAGCAGGATAGACACCAATTTGTCCCTCAAGAGGACTGGcgtgaaaaaagggacctCTCGGGATAGAGGCGGTTTAAACGGTTTAAGGGGTGTAAGTCGTTTGCGCGAAAGTGGGAAAGACGGCCCACTGGAAAAAAACGCCAAACTCGAAATTAACAAGAAAAGTGTGAacaaggttaaaaaaaaagtgggcacCGACTTGGGGGATGCAGGTACGTCTGAGAACCTTAAGTCCAAAAATAGCATTGCcaaaaaaacggggaaaaaaaagatacaaaaTAGCGATTTAGAAGAAGTGAAACCTTTGGGCGACTTAAACCCAAGCAACAGCGtcgaaaagaagaagaagaagaagaagaagaaaaaaaaagttgttagggggaaaaaaagaaacctgTTAAAATACTTAAACAAAGGGGGCAGCAGCAGTGATAGGGAAAATATCGAAACGGTGCTCTCCGACGAAAATGAATTTCAGGACTACAAAAATGGTAGCTCCACGACGGACTGCGAAGCGAACGAAATGCGCAACATACTGAACCAGGaaattgagaagaaaaagaaaataagcaAGTGA
- a CDS encoding heat shock protein class I (putative) produces MVTLNSTTPQVVIESSGVPTIRTSSITSPVVLTTPLGKNMYSSYSYSNPASSSYSSSHHNECKYNWDRVSTKPSHSTQHGEYIKTFEVPTGMYYEAMPLIRNTNNIFEVTPSKEELNKINYNPRIEVYSTCNFVIIMMDLPGVSKENLKVELENGVLKIFGHKYKVPLEELQTEHEYHTKIIERVGEYYFCKMFQMPPAFSEGQSISCTLRDGELTLKMLASELQAHKRVVEVQS; encoded by the coding sequence ATGGTCACGCTGAACAGCACAACACCCCAAGTTGTGATCGAATCGTCAGGAGTCCCGACCATACGAACAAGTAGTATCACCTCCCCCGTGGTGTTAACCACGCCCCTGGGAAAAAACATGTATAGCAGCTATTCATACAGTAACCCAGCCTCGAGTTCGTACAGCTCTTCTCACCACAATGAGTGTAAATACAACTGGGATAGGGTGTCTACCAAGCCATCACACAGCACTCAACATGGAGAGTACATAAAAACGTTTGAGGTGCCCACAGGGATGTACTACGAAGCGATGCCCTTAATAAGGAACACAAACAACATTTTTGAAGTAACTCCGTCCAAGGAagaattaaacaaaataaattataatcccAGGATAGAGGTTTACTCCACttgcaattttgtaattataatgATGGACTTACCAGGAGTGTCtaaggaaaatttaaaagtcGAATTAGAAAATGGAGTGCTAAAAATATTCGGCCACAAGTACAAAGTACCATTGGAGGAACTACAAACGGAACATGAATACCACACGAAAATAATTGAAAGAGTTGGCGAGTACTATTTTTGCAAGATGTTTCAGATGCCTCCAGCATTTTCCGAGGGGCAGAGTATATCCTGTACGTTGCGCGATGGCGAGCTGACTCTCAAAATGTTGGCCTCTGAGTTGCAGGCGCATAAGAGAGTCGTTGAGGTGCAGTCC
- a CDS encoding mannosyltransferase (putative) produces the protein MAATIPRKESQMEHRNRSANMDPSHAKSLTKLVLLLGIIVRVIIYYYSLWHDNNFDVKFTDVDYYVYSDAAKYVLRNESPYKRYTYRYTPLLAYLMVPNFFFHFSFGKILFSSFDFLIAIVLIRILRIKYPACKNYIFYVSLWILNPMVIIISIRGNADCIPCLFVLLTLLCIYQKKIYLAAIFYGLAVNFKIYPIIYALPLMLYLNKNYLAKDNFFQGDKQQDLCVNPISWTLRSIGQLFAGLLKLNRDQLVFSLCSFGTFMLLNGVFYRMYGYAFLHESFIYHLVRRDHRHNFSLFFYLMYLSIEGNSKIMPLITFVPQAVLVALFGFKYARANLELSMFLQVNMLPEGRVLIGCYFIWCLPFIPVVLHSITLNRANWLLWAYYLEFKGYNTFLQLFYSSVLFLISEMTICWVFMYLHFTEQKKNV, from the exons ATGGCAGCCACTATACCACGAAAAGAGTCTCAAATGGAACATAGGAACAGAAGTGCCAACATGGACCCCAGCCATGCGAAAAGCCTGACAAAATTAGTTCTCCTCCTAGGGATCATAGTTCGTGTAATTATTTACTACTACAGCCTGTGGCATGACAACAATTTCGATGTGAAGTTTACAGATGTCGATTACTATGTCTACTCAGATGCTGCCAAATATGTACTGAGGAATGAATCGCCTTATAAACGATACACCTATAGATATACACCCCTATTGGCATACTTGATGgtgcccaattttttttttcatttttcctttggcAAAATCTTGTTCTCATCATTCGATTTTCTCATCGCCATTGTCCTGATTAGAATCTTAAGAATTAAATACCCTGCATGCaagaattacattttttatgtttccttGTGGATCCTAAATCCGATGGTTATCATAATATCCATTAGGGGCAATGCCGACTGCATCCCCTGCTTGTTCGTTTTGTTAACTCTCCTTTGCATTTatcagaagaaaatttacctCGCAGCTATTTTTTATGGGCTAGCTGTTAATTTTAAGATATACCCAATTATCTATGCCCTCCCTCTGATGCTTTATCTGAACAAAAACTACTTAGCCAAGGATAACTTTTTCCAAGGGGATAAACAACAGGACCTTTGTGTGAATCCGATTAGTTGGACTCTTCGCTCAATCGGCCAACTTTTTGCGGGACTGCTTAAGCTAAACCGGGACCAGCTAGTTTTTTCCCTGTGCAGTTTTGGCACCTTTATGCTGCTAAACGGGGTGTTTTATCGAAT GTACGGATACGCGTTTCTGCACGAGTCCTTCATATACCACCTCGTGCGTCGGGATCACAGACACAACTTTTCCCTCTTCTTTTACCTTATGTACCTGAGCATTGAGGGTAACTCCAAG ATCATGCCCCTCATAACATTTGTTCCCCAAGCCGTGTTAGTGGCGCTGTTCGGCTTTAAGTACGCGCGGGCCAATTTGGAATTGTCCATGTTCCTGCAGGTAAATATGCTACCAGAGGGGAGGGTCCTCATAGGGtgc TACTTCATTTGGTGCCTCCCCTTCATTCCGGTTGTCCTGCACTCCATAACGTTAAACAGG GCGAACTGGCTCTTGTGGGCGTATTACCTTGAATTTAAAGGGTATAATACCTTTCTGCAG TTGTTCTACTCCTCTGTTTTGTTCCTTATTTCTGAGATGACCATCTGCTGGGTTTTTATGTACCTTCATTTTACGGAACAGAAGAAGAACGTATGA